In a genomic window of Nocardia fluminea:
- a CDS encoding cytochrome P450 — MNSLSPAPTAPRLSLLHGVAAGRDFEGYLRRRAARSDPFTVGFPGFPPVLFTGTAEGARALFRAPVALLEPPRPNPIEPMVGAASLILSSGTRHRTDRALLAPALHGARVRLLGKVIREATLNEIHCGAGGPWQLGTRIDALAAARAITLRVILAAVFGADSDRASEYGGAVTDFLGAFTTPLLVAPVLRRRLGGFGPWERFTTARERLDELILTDVTRRRRTGPADGDLLDLLLATRYDDGTTLTDTELCEQLRTLLVAGHETTATTLTWALYHLHREPGLLARLRAELPAAGDDPAEQARLPLLDAICQETLRLHPPVPIVLRTVTEPLRWLGVDVAAGATIGLAVGVLHGRPSTWPAPHLFHPGRFLDRTVTPFEFAPFGGGHRRCIGATLADYELRIVLATLLTEVGLTLDPALALGGRPRTVPRNLATAPDRAIHFTRTR; from the coding sequence ATGAATTCGCTGAGCCCCGCGCCCACCGCACCGCGGTTGTCCCTGCTGCACGGCGTGGCCGCCGGGCGGGATTTCGAGGGCTACCTGCGGCGACGCGCCGCACGCAGTGATCCGTTCACGGTCGGGTTCCCCGGGTTTCCGCCGGTGCTGTTCACCGGAACGGCCGAGGGTGCGCGCGCCTTGTTCCGGGCACCGGTAGCGCTGCTCGAGCCGCCGCGGCCCAATCCGATCGAACCGATGGTCGGGGCCGCGTCGCTGATTCTCAGCTCCGGGACGCGGCATCGCACCGATCGCGCGCTGCTGGCGCCCGCACTGCACGGTGCGCGGGTGCGGCTGCTGGGCAAGGTGATCCGCGAGGCGACGCTCAACGAGATCCATTGCGGCGCAGGCGGACCCTGGCAACTCGGTACCCGGATCGATGCGCTCGCGGCGGCGCGCGCCATCACCTTGCGCGTCATCCTCGCCGCGGTATTCGGCGCCGATTCCGATCGCGCGTCCGAATACGGCGGCGCGGTCACCGATTTCCTCGGCGCCTTCACCACTCCACTCCTGGTGGCGCCCGTATTGCGCCGTCGCCTGGGCGGTTTCGGTCCGTGGGAGCGGTTCACCACGGCACGGGAACGGCTCGACGAGCTGATCCTGACCGACGTCACCCGACGGCGGCGCACCGGCCCGGCCGACGGCGACCTGCTCGATCTGCTGCTCGCCACCCGCTACGACGACGGCACCACCCTCACCGACACCGAACTGTGCGAACAGCTGCGCACCCTGCTGGTGGCGGGCCACGAAACCACCGCGACCACGCTCACCTGGGCGCTCTACCACCTGCATCGCGAACCCGGCCTGCTCGCCCGCCTGCGCGCCGAGCTACCCGCGGCGGGCGACGACCCCGCCGAACAGGCGCGACTACCGCTGCTCGACGCCATCTGCCAGGAAACCCTGCGCCTGCATCCGCCGGTGCCGATCGTGCTGCGCACCGTGACCGAGCCGCTGCGCTGGCTCGGCGTCGACGTGGCAGCGGGCGCCACCATCGGCCTCGCCGTCGGCGTTCTGCACGGCCGGCCGTCCACCTGGCCCGCACCGCACCTGTTCCACCCAGGCCGATTCCTCGACCGCACCGTCACGCCGTTCGAGTTCGCGCCGTTCGGCGGTGGGCACCGGCGCTGTATCGGCGCGACGCTGGCGGACTACGAGCTGCGGATCGTGCTGGCGACGCTGCTGACCGAGGTCGGGCTGACCTTGGATCCGGCGCTGGCGCTCGGCGGGCGACCGCGCACCGTGCCCCGCAATCTGGCCACCGCGCCCGATCGAGCGATCCACTTCACACGCACCAGGTGA
- a CDS encoding MlaE family ABC transporter permease, with protein MQSTESPPTRSRVSEAVDWTKGLWDDHPKKSLETFGRQITMGIEAITELFVAIFRRRFPFDEFVRQSAFMASVAAAPTLLVAIPIAVIVSIQVGAVAGQVGATSFIGAANGLGIIQQGAPLVTALMIAGAVGSAICADLGSRTIREEIDAMKVMGVDPLRRLVAPRLGAAMLVSFLLCGFVVFVGFLTGYMFNIFAQGGTPGSYMSTFASFAVTRDLAVALLKSVLFGLIASIIACDCGLNARGGPGGVANAVNSAVVSSTVMLLGVNVAITQIYAAVFPPQVV; from the coding sequence GTGCAGTCGACCGAGAGTCCGCCCACACGTTCACGAGTCAGCGAGGCTGTCGACTGGACGAAGGGCCTTTGGGACGACCACCCGAAGAAGTCGCTGGAAACCTTCGGTCGACAGATCACGATGGGTATCGAAGCGATCACGGAGTTGTTCGTCGCGATCTTCCGTCGGCGTTTTCCTTTCGACGAGTTCGTCCGGCAGTCCGCGTTCATGGCCAGCGTCGCCGCGGCGCCGACGCTGCTGGTCGCCATCCCGATCGCGGTGATCGTCTCGATCCAGGTCGGCGCGGTCGCGGGCCAGGTCGGTGCCACCTCGTTCATCGGTGCGGCCAACGGCCTCGGCATCATCCAGCAGGGCGCCCCGCTGGTCACCGCGCTGATGATCGCCGGCGCCGTCGGTTCGGCCATCTGCGCCGACCTCGGTTCGCGCACCATCCGTGAAGAGATCGACGCGATGAAGGTCATGGGCGTCGACCCGCTGCGCCGCCTGGTGGCTCCCCGCCTCGGCGCCGCGATGCTGGTCAGCTTCCTGCTCTGCGGCTTCGTCGTCTTCGTCGGCTTCCTGACCGGCTACATGTTCAACATCTTCGCCCAGGGCGGTACCCCCGGCTCCTACATGAGCACCTTCGCCTCGTTCGCGGTGACCCGCGACCTCGCGGTGGCGCTGCTGAAGTCGGTCCTGTTCGGGCTGATCGCCTCGATCATCGCCTGCGACTGCGGCCTGAACGCACGCGGTGGTCCCGGTGGTGTCGCCAACGCGGTGAACTCCGCCGTGGTCAGCTCCACCGTCATGCTGCTCGGTGTCAACGTGGCGATCACCCAGATCTACGCCGCCGTCTTCCCCCCACAGGTGGTCTGA
- the lppU gene encoding LppU family putative lipoprotein, which produces MFADLPIGRLVGAIAITVTAFVSTGCGGTIDGYAQPAIDVVPATSTATPTTKPGKSTSGKPTTSKPAPTSSKSGKTDFQANVGDCVALGGTVNDATIEKAACGSRSSNYKVIGKAKTSNGCVGDRDNFYAETLNGIETGALCLDIDWVIGGCIDVGGDEPKRIECGEGGTEPVKVITINKDSDSVDDCPDAADSGFKYAERRVVVCVESL; this is translated from the coding sequence GTGTTTGCAGATTTGCCCATCGGCCGGCTCGTCGGCGCGATCGCCATCACCGTGACCGCGTTCGTCTCGACCGGTTGCGGAGGCACCATCGACGGCTACGCCCAGCCGGCGATCGACGTCGTCCCGGCCACCAGTACGGCGACGCCGACTACCAAGCCGGGCAAGTCGACCTCCGGCAAACCCACCACCAGCAAGCCGGCGCCGACGTCGAGCAAGAGCGGCAAGACCGACTTCCAGGCCAACGTCGGTGACTGTGTCGCGCTCGGCGGCACGGTGAACGACGCGACCATCGAAAAGGCCGCGTGCGGTAGCCGTTCGTCGAACTACAAGGTCATCGGCAAGGCCAAGACCAGCAACGGCTGCGTCGGCGACCGCGACAACTTCTACGCCGAGACGCTCAACGGCATCGAGACCGGCGCCCTGTGCCTCGACATCGACTGGGTCATCGGCGGCTGCATCGACGTGGGCGGCGACGAACCCAAGCGCATCGAGTGCGGCGAGGGCGGGACCGAACCGGTCAAGGTCATCACGATCAACAAGGACTCCGACAGCGTCGACGACTGCCCCGACGCCGCCGATTCCGGCTTCAAGTACGCCGAGCGCCGCGTCGTCGTGTGCGTGGAGAGCCTGTAG
- a CDS encoding MCE family protein, producing the protein MSIRKPLIGFSIFALVSLLVTVVVWNTLARTVDGDTRKYTAIFTDVLGLRPGDDVRMAGVRVGKVEAIELDGKNDAKVSFIVQSDQTLFNDTKALVRYQNLIGQRYVALTPGATPSPEPLKSGSTIPIDRTEPSFDISALLNGFQPLFQALEPAEVNAMSETLIQALQGDGVSLSAFIVQAAQLATDFQRRDAILSDVITNLSGVMAGLAKRGDELETLITQTRALIGGLYDQGQSLQASTVTLADSTTALVGMMTKIQPKLAATQNSTTAALNLLLANGAKLDQVAIDMPSMLADLGRMTSEGTHANAYLCGLDISLYGVLFPRGLVSQIGGTGHSEVCR; encoded by the coding sequence ATGAGTATCCGTAAGCCACTGATCGGGTTCAGTATCTTCGCGCTCGTCTCACTGCTCGTCACCGTGGTCGTGTGGAACACACTGGCCCGCACGGTCGACGGTGACACCCGCAAGTACACCGCGATCTTCACCGACGTCCTCGGGCTGCGGCCCGGCGACGACGTCCGGATGGCCGGCGTGCGCGTCGGCAAGGTCGAGGCCATCGAGCTCGACGGCAAGAACGACGCCAAGGTGTCGTTCATCGTGCAGAGCGACCAGACGCTGTTCAACGACACCAAGGCGCTGGTCAGGTACCAGAACCTGATCGGTCAGCGCTACGTGGCGCTGACCCCGGGCGCGACGCCGAGCCCGGAGCCGCTCAAGAGCGGCTCCACCATCCCGATCGACCGCACCGAGCCCTCGTTCGACATCTCGGCCCTGCTCAACGGTTTCCAGCCGCTGTTCCAGGCGCTCGAGCCCGCCGAGGTCAACGCGATGTCGGAGACGCTGATCCAGGCGCTGCAGGGCGACGGGGTCTCGCTGTCGGCGTTCATCGTTCAGGCGGCCCAGCTGGCCACCGATTTCCAGCGTCGCGACGCGATCCTGTCGGACGTGATCACCAACCTGTCCGGCGTGATGGCCGGGTTGGCGAAGCGAGGGGATGAACTGGAGACCCTGATCACCCAGACCAGGGCGTTGATCGGCGGCCTCTATGACCAGGGTCAGTCTCTGCAGGCGTCCACGGTCACCCTCGCCGATTCCACGACCGCACTGGTCGGGATGATGACCAAGATCCAGCCCAAACTGGCTGCGACGCAGAACTCGACCACCGCGGCGCTGAACCTGCTGCTGGCCAACGGCGCCAAGCTCGACCAGGTCGCGATCGACATGCCTTCCATGCTCGCCGACCTCGGCCGGATGACATCGGAAGGCACCCACGCCAACGCCTACCTGTGTGGCCTTGACATCTCGCTGTACGGGGTTCTGTTCCCGCGCGGTCTGGTCAGCCAGATCGGTGGCACCGGCCATTCCGAGGTGTGCAGATGA
- a CDS encoding S1 family peptidase, which produces MFSKLAKVAHAAFALALGAALLGTGAATAQAGPPVIGGGSGIVIDNAFECTVTTVGYDGAGRLVGLTAGHCGDAGATVSAEVDRGYGEVGRFVYSNPELDYAVIEFTPGRITPVNRIGNVTITGVGGPAQFPTIVCKEGRTTGNTCGITWGDVFATNTETWSQMCVIEGDSGAPVVVGSTLVGMVNAYLALACIGPEVGTNMNSIMDDINARGGVGSGYRPI; this is translated from the coding sequence ATGTTCAGCAAACTCGCCAAGGTGGCACACGCCGCCTTCGCCCTCGCCCTCGGTGCAGCCCTACTCGGCACCGGTGCGGCCACCGCGCAAGCAGGCCCCCCGGTGATCGGTGGCGGCTCCGGCATCGTGATCGACAACGCGTTCGAGTGCACCGTCACCACCGTGGGTTACGACGGCGCGGGCAGGCTGGTCGGACTGACCGCGGGCCATTGCGGCGACGCGGGAGCGACGGTCAGCGCCGAGGTGGATCGGGGCTACGGCGAGGTCGGTCGATTCGTGTACAGCAACCCCGAACTCGACTACGCGGTCATCGAGTTCACGCCGGGGCGGATCACCCCGGTCAACCGGATCGGCAACGTCACCATCACCGGTGTCGGCGGACCGGCGCAGTTCCCGACGATCGTCTGTAAGGAAGGCCGGACCACCGGCAATACCTGCGGCATCACCTGGGGCGACGTCTTCGCGACCAATACCGAGACCTGGTCGCAGATGTGCGTCATCGAGGGCGATTCCGGCGCGCCGGTCGTCGTCGGCTCGACCCTGGTCGGCATGGTCAACGCCTACCTCGCGCTGGCCTGCATCGGGCCCGAGGTCGGGACGAACATGAACTCGATCATGGACGACATCAACGCGCGCGGCGGCGTGGGTTCGGGTTACCGCCCGATCTGA
- a CDS encoding MlaD family protein yields the protein MIIDPSGRGPTMKQLYVAGTAGLIVFGVILAFLTARYQGYFVPKVNVVANLSTTGDGLPSDADVKFRGVLVGVVKNVEIGQSAEQKVNIELKPEFADGIPNTVTARVVPSNLFAVTSVELVYNGANSQHLKEGSQIPEDRSQGTIALQDTLTTVRDILDEVDPVQLGRVLGTLTQALDGSGRVPGSTIQRLDHWLTTVADAGPNLGGMLDNFSDSARALNQSAPELLDVLGSSVQTANTIATKREQLIALLAGASATTDRVNDLFASNPDVGKEVTVGMNATLGALAADPASITRTFQVFGPSLAQLNTTFHGGPSGKQMVWNAGLTFTPYQPNTVADCPRYGDLLGPSCFTAPAVAAPPVIPDNLRPRRLDTAAGLPPLVSIPGMPDIPGLTSPGVAPMHTANGTEIKPFQGTPLEGLVPSIQIPGLPGVLGGAPAPAAAPAATPAAASVPTATPISYSGDAAITQLLGRKPNASEYLLLGPILKGGTLQVSENGGGA from the coding sequence ATGATCATCGATCCCAGTGGGCGCGGTCCCACCATGAAGCAGCTGTACGTGGCCGGTACCGCCGGTCTGATCGTCTTCGGCGTCATCCTGGCTTTCCTCACCGCCCGCTACCAGGGCTACTTCGTTCCCAAGGTCAACGTGGTCGCGAACCTGTCGACCACCGGTGACGGCCTGCCCTCCGATGCCGACGTGAAGTTCCGCGGCGTGCTCGTCGGCGTGGTGAAGAACGTCGAGATCGGCCAGAGCGCCGAGCAGAAGGTGAACATCGAGCTCAAGCCCGAGTTCGCCGACGGCATCCCCAACACCGTCACCGCCCGCGTGGTGCCCTCCAACCTCTTCGCGGTCACGTCCGTGGAGCTGGTCTACAACGGTGCGAACAGCCAGCACCTGAAGGAGGGTTCGCAGATCCCCGAGGACCGCAGCCAGGGCACGATCGCGCTGCAGGACACGCTCACCACGGTGCGCGACATCCTCGACGAGGTCGATCCGGTGCAGCTCGGTCGCGTGCTCGGCACGCTCACCCAGGCACTCGACGGCAGCGGCCGGGTCCCCGGCTCGACCATCCAGCGCCTCGACCACTGGCTGACCACGGTCGCTGACGCCGGCCCCAACCTGGGCGGCATGCTGGACAACTTCTCCGACTCCGCGCGCGCGCTGAACCAGTCGGCGCCGGAACTGCTCGATGTGCTCGGCTCCTCGGTGCAGACCGCGAACACCATCGCCACCAAGCGCGAACAGCTGATCGCGCTGCTGGCCGGTGCGAGCGCCACCACCGACCGGGTGAACGACCTGTTCGCGTCGAATCCCGATGTGGGCAAGGAAGTCACGGTCGGCATGAACGCCACCCTGGGTGCGCTGGCCGCCGACCCCGCGTCGATCACCAGGACCTTCCAGGTCTTCGGCCCCTCGCTGGCCCAGCTCAACACCACCTTCCACGGTGGCCCCAGCGGCAAGCAGATGGTGTGGAACGCCGGCCTGACCTTCACGCCGTACCAGCCCAACACGGTCGCCGACTGCCCGCGCTACGGCGACCTGCTCGGACCGAGCTGCTTCACCGCGCCGGCCGTGGCCGCCCCGCCGGTGATCCCGGACAACCTGCGTCCGCGCAGGCTCGACACGGCCGCGGGTCTGCCGCCGCTGGTGTCGATTCCGGGCATGCCCGACATCCCGGGTCTGACCAGCCCCGGCGTCGCGCCGATGCACACGGCCAACGGCACCGAGATCAAGCCGTTCCAGGGCACCCCGCTCGAGGGCCTCGTCCCGTCGATCCAGATTCCGGGCCTGCCCGGTGTGCTGGGTGGTGCGCCCGCTCCCGCGGCCGCACCGGCCGCGACGCCCGCCGCGGCGAGCGTGCCCACCGCGACACCGATCTCCTACTCCGGTGACGCGGCGATCACTCAGCTGCTCGGTCGCAAGCCGAACGCGTCCGAATATCTGCTGCTCGGTCCGATTTTGAAGGGCGGAACCCTGCAAGTGTCCGAAAACGGGGGTGGCGCATGA
- a CDS encoding serine hydrolase domain-containing protein, with the protein MVVDPRFIKLADHFFGMFAQPSRGGGALAIYLDGRPVVDIWAGWAAKDQRWSGENIALTFSTGKGVAATVLHRLAERGLIDYEEPVATYWPEFGSHGKEDITVRDVLSHRAGLHRVRGLVPGREGILDYDAVVTALAESPADPRRIRTSGYHAITFGWLVAEIVQRVTGEPFTAVLRREVAQPLGIDEFWFQVPPGERHRIAKIFPHLAPPGIRWNTASSVLSWVRPARGLAEAGMPESFDELVRDPRVHDAVMPGWNGVFSARALARMYGALANGGRVGDVEFLRPETIETINRTQQTSSRDYVLGLPLRFTLGYHRPVLMTKQQPRNAFGHYGVGGSGAYADPDLGMSIAFVTNRLGGAVTALGDARLAKLAAIAQGTVRADRTSRGGTT; encoded by the coding sequence ATGGTGGTCGATCCGCGCTTCATCAAACTCGCGGATCATTTCTTCGGGATGTTCGCGCAGCCCAGTCGTGGGGGCGGGGCGCTGGCCATCTACCTGGACGGACGCCCGGTGGTGGACATCTGGGCGGGGTGGGCCGCCAAGGATCAGCGCTGGAGCGGCGAGAACATCGCGCTCACCTTCTCCACCGGCAAGGGGGTCGCCGCCACCGTGCTGCATCGGCTGGCCGAGCGCGGGCTCATCGACTACGAGGAGCCGGTGGCCACCTACTGGCCGGAGTTCGGGTCGCACGGCAAGGAGGACATCACCGTGCGTGATGTGCTGTCCCATCGCGCGGGCCTGCACCGGGTGCGCGGGTTGGTGCCCGGTCGCGAGGGCATTCTCGACTACGACGCGGTGGTGACCGCCCTCGCCGAGAGCCCCGCCGACCCGCGCCGCATCCGCACCTCGGGCTATCACGCGATCACCTTCGGCTGGCTGGTCGCCGAGATCGTGCAGCGGGTCACCGGCGAGCCGTTCACGGCCGTATTGCGCCGGGAAGTGGCGCAGCCCTTGGGCATCGACGAGTTCTGGTTCCAGGTGCCGCCGGGCGAGCGGCATCGGATCGCGAAGATCTTTCCGCATCTGGCGCCACCGGGGATCCGCTGGAACACCGCGTCGTCGGTGCTGTCGTGGGTGCGACCCGCGCGCGGGCTGGCCGAGGCGGGCATGCCGGAGAGTTTCGACGAACTCGTCCGCGATCCTCGGGTGCACGACGCGGTGATGCCCGGCTGGAACGGGGTGTTCTCCGCGCGGGCGCTGGCCAGGATGTACGGGGCGCTCGCCAACGGCGGGCGGGTGGGCGACGTGGAGTTCCTGCGTCCGGAGACGATCGAGACCATCAACCGCACTCAGCAGACCAGCAGCCGCGACTATGTCCTCGGACTGCCGCTGCGGTTCACCCTCGGCTACCACCGGCCGGTACTGATGACCAAGCAGCAACCGCGAAATGCCTTCGGCCACTACGGCGTCGGCGGTTCCGGGGCCTATGCCGATCCCGATCTGGGGATGTCGATCGCGTTCGTCACCAATCGGCTCGGCGGGGCCGTCACCGCTCTGGGTGACGCACGATTGGCCAAGCTCGCGGCGATCGCACAGGGGACGGTGCGGGCAGATCGAACCTCGCGCGGAGGTACCACGTAG
- a CDS encoding L,D-transpeptidase yields MDEKPMHYEANTRQSHWLRRGLLLSAAIAATGALIAVPAQAQPTVPGFGAGSSQPAVNEPAQQAPFAPPNINIADGETVGVAQPIIISFKEPVEDRAAAERAIKVTSSTNAPGYFYWTSSKQVRWKPTEFWPANTDVTVVAGGTSSAFHIGDALVATVDDATKTIVVTRNGEVVREMPTSLGKPGYETPNGTYIVGERLEKMTMDSSTYGVPVTDPEGYKLEVEYATRLSNSGIFVHAAPWSVGQQGYSNVSHGCLNVSTEDGKWFLENTRRGDAVIVTGTQGGTLSAGDGLGDWN; encoded by the coding sequence ATGGACGAAAAACCTATGCACTACGAGGCAAATACACGGCAATCGCACTGGCTCCGCCGGGGTCTACTGCTGTCGGCGGCGATCGCAGCGACCGGCGCGTTGATCGCCGTGCCCGCGCAGGCTCAGCCGACTGTGCCGGGCTTCGGCGCCGGTTCGAGCCAGCCCGCGGTGAACGAGCCCGCACAGCAGGCGCCCTTCGCGCCGCCGAACATCAACATCGCCGACGGCGAGACCGTCGGCGTCGCGCAGCCGATCATCATCTCGTTCAAGGAGCCGGTCGAGGACCGCGCGGCCGCCGAGCGGGCCATCAAGGTCACCTCGAGCACCAACGCGCCGGGCTACTTCTACTGGACCTCGAGCAAGCAGGTCCGCTGGAAGCCCACCGAGTTCTGGCCGGCCAACACCGACGTGACCGTGGTGGCGGGTGGCACCTCCAGCGCCTTCCACATCGGTGACGCGCTGGTCGCCACCGTCGACGACGCCACCAAGACGATCGTCGTGACGCGCAACGGCGAGGTCGTCCGGGAGATGCCGACCTCACTCGGCAAGCCCGGCTACGAGACCCCCAACGGCACCTACATCGTGGGTGAGCGGCTCGAGAAGATGACGATGGATTCGTCGACCTACGGTGTGCCGGTCACCGATCCCGAGGGCTACAAGCTCGAGGTCGAATACGCGACCAGGCTTTCCAACAGCGGCATCTTCGTGCACGCTGCCCCGTGGTCGGTCGGCCAGCAGGGCTACTCCAATGTCAGCCACGGTTGCCTCAATGTGAGCACCGAGGACGGAAAGTGGTTCCTGGAGAACACCCGTCGCGGCGATGCCGTGATCGTCACCGGCACCCAGGGCGGAACCCTCAGTGCGGGCGACGGTCTGGGCGACTGGAACTGA
- a CDS encoding MFS transporter, with protein MPQTVRLNSATGRWILLATILGSSMASLDATVVSVALPRIGESLHTDVAGLQWTVNGYTLTLASFILLGGSLGDRLGRRRVFVWGTAGFAITSLLCAAAVNIEMLVAARLLQGVAGALLTPGSLALISASIDRRDQGSAIGLWSGLGGVAGAFGPLLGGGLIDLVGWRAIFLLNVPLALVVAVVTLKYVPESRDPEAPARIDIPGAVIVALALGALTLGLIDSRVVLVVVGLAALACFALVELRSPNPLVPPSLFRSRMFTAANLVTLLVYAALGGVFFLLVLQLQLVAGYSPMASGAAGLPVTLLMLVLSAPAGRWAQQHGPRIPMTFGPLLAAGGVFALQGIEPGADYLTEVLPGVFVFGLGLSVLVAPLTGAVLGAVREGEAGIASGVNNAVARTAQLLAVAALPGLAGLSGAFDDPVAFAAGFDTAMRWCALLLLIGAIVAAVLLRVPRQPPQPERVDCLPHCAGADGPALAPKSLAP; from the coding sequence GTGCCCCAGACGGTTCGGCTGAACTCGGCCACGGGCCGGTGGATTCTGCTCGCCACCATCCTCGGCTCGTCGATGGCGTCGCTGGACGCCACCGTCGTCTCCGTGGCGCTGCCCCGGATCGGCGAATCGCTGCACACCGATGTCGCCGGGTTGCAGTGGACGGTCAACGGTTACACCCTCACGCTGGCCTCCTTCATCCTGCTCGGCGGTTCGCTGGGCGACCGGCTGGGCCGTCGGCGCGTCTTCGTCTGGGGGACCGCCGGATTCGCTATCACCTCGCTGCTGTGCGCGGCCGCGGTGAACATCGAGATGCTCGTTGCCGCGCGCCTGCTCCAAGGCGTGGCGGGCGCGTTGCTCACGCCGGGGAGCCTGGCGCTGATCTCGGCGTCCATCGATCGACGCGATCAGGGCAGTGCGATCGGACTGTGGTCCGGTCTCGGCGGGGTGGCCGGTGCGTTCGGGCCCCTGCTCGGCGGCGGCTTGATCGATCTGGTCGGCTGGCGTGCGATCTTTCTGCTCAACGTGCCGCTCGCGCTGGTGGTCGCCGTCGTCACGCTGAAATACGTGCCGGAGAGCCGTGATCCGGAGGCTCCCGCGCGGATCGACATACCGGGCGCGGTGATCGTCGCGCTCGCGCTCGGCGCGCTCACCCTGGGACTCATCGATTCCCGGGTCGTGCTGGTGGTCGTCGGGCTGGCCGCGCTGGCGTGTTTCGCGCTGGTGGAACTGCGCAGCCCGAATCCGCTGGTACCGCCGTCGCTGTTCCGCTCGCGCATGTTCACGGCGGCGAATCTGGTGACCCTGCTCGTCTACGCCGCGCTCGGTGGGGTCTTCTTCCTGCTGGTACTGCAACTGCAGCTGGTCGCCGGGTACTCGCCGATGGCGTCGGGGGCCGCCGGACTGCCTGTCACCCTGCTGATGCTGGTGCTCTCGGCTCCCGCGGGCCGGTGGGCGCAGCAGCACGGGCCACGGATTCCGATGACGTTCGGTCCGCTGCTGGCCGCGGGCGGGGTGTTCGCGTTGCAGGGGATCGAACCCGGCGCGGACTATCTCACCGAGGTGCTGCCCGGTGTGTTCGTCTTCGGCCTCGGGCTGTCGGTGCTGGTAGCGCCGCTGACCGGCGCGGTGCTCGGCGCGGTGCGCGAGGGCGAGGCGGGTATCGCGTCCGGGGTGAACAACGCGGTGGCGCGAACGGCACAGCTACTCGCGGTGGCGGCGCTGCCGGGTCTGGCCGGGCTGTCCGGGGCGTTCGACGACCCGGTCGCCTTCGCCGCGGGCTTCGACACCGCGATGCGCTGGTGCGCGTTGCTGCTGCTGATCGGCGCGATAGTCGCGGCGGTCCTGCTCCGCGTGCCGCGTCAGCCCCCGCAGCCCGAACGCGTCGACTGCCTGCCGCACTGCGCGGGCGCCGACGGACCCGCGCTCGCACCGAAATCGCTTGCCCCATAG
- a CDS encoding ABC transporter permease: MSSTYVPPLLRPIRSLQKASKAPGDLLARLGHQVFFFLRSVGSIPLAFKQYPKEVWRLLSDVTWGNGNIVVGGGTIGVILIISAFGGMTVAIQGHTSLNLLGLSPITGAISAFATTRELGPLLAALAFAAQAGCRFTAQLGAMRISEEIDALESVAIRPLPYLVSTRMMAAVMAIVPLYCLGLATAYLACSATVQLIGGTASGTYSHYFFQFLVPTDVLYSMLKAIIFVMITTFIQCYYGFFASGGPEGVGVAAGRAIKMCIILVVFADLLMTLAIWGINPGIRISG; the protein is encoded by the coding sequence ATGTCATCCACATACGTACCTCCGCTACTGCGACCGATCCGGTCGCTGCAGAAGGCCAGCAAGGCGCCCGGTGACCTGCTCGCCCGCCTCGGCCACCAGGTCTTCTTCTTCCTGCGTTCGGTCGGGTCCATCCCGCTGGCCTTCAAGCAGTACCCGAAGGAGGTCTGGCGTCTGCTCTCCGACGTCACCTGGGGTAACGGCAATATCGTCGTCGGTGGTGGCACCATCGGCGTCATCCTGATCATCAGTGCCTTCGGCGGCATGACGGTGGCCATCCAGGGCCACACCTCGCTGAACCTGCTCGGATTGAGCCCCATCACGGGCGCGATCTCGGCCTTCGCCACCACCCGCGAGCTCGGCCCGCTGCTGGCGGCCCTGGCCTTCGCGGCCCAGGCGGGCTGTCGATTCACCGCACAACTGGGCGCCATGCGCATCTCCGAGGAGATCGACGCGCTCGAGTCGGTGGCGATCCGCCCGCTGCCCTACCTGGTCAGCACCCGGATGATGGCCGCGGTGATGGCGATCGTGCCGCTGTACTGCCTCGGTCTGGCGACGGCCTACCTGGCCTGCTCTGCCACCGTGCAATTGATCGGCGGTACCGCGTCGGGCACCTATTCGCACTACTTCTTCCAGTTCCTGGTACCGACGGACGTGCTCTACTCGATGCTCAAGGCGATCATCTTCGTCATGATCACGACGTTCATCCAGTGCTACTACGGCTTCTTCGCCTCGGGCGGTCCCGAAGGCGTCGGCGTGGCGGCCGGCCGCGCGATCAAGATGTGCATCATCCTGGTCGTGTTCGCCGACCTCCTCATGACATTGGCGATCTGGGGCATCAACCCCGGTATCAGGATCTCGGGGTAG